One segment of Salvia splendens isolate huo1 chromosome 20, SspV2, whole genome shotgun sequence DNA contains the following:
- the LOC121782430 gene encoding helicase and polymerase-containing protein TEBICHI: MASDSTRARIDQFFSSKKKRKFVPPLSKSERPEKEAKIQSECSPSAKGSLAGYLETSPAKCADYVPVEKAMRIPAKRNLTLETALLLSSDEIGGALHTQPQMSEAFGVAQRIKNASLSGTGYDAVEGVGKKSPATEFLSLYFSDVRSSVNFPSDTKETADKRHCSASALQLEEETSGRGHCKNDDNPSKTQNESFFSPKGGQLKSAEEPVYIGFNRSDKDIAQASLRKCNNTTALYTAECETPASFPSKLGAGETPRSTRGSSSFSPGDAFWNEAILVADGIAYPNAGLSSHVAENNEALKVDSGARNSNNVKDRGFVHQLNSNKDGFAHSVSDFRACTAVGMHLDKEASPLPVKHFDFSLEAKNIEKEILADTNKTKPDISITKETHVSVNQHNPHSYNLMCSSSKDNIGEIVPGVQRKSIKCINSERSVEDLKEISHAVAYNTPNSDYKRVVANELKSNCTPASSSINQSLDISSWLPLEICQIYNKRGISKLYPWQVDCLQVEGVLHNRNLVYCASTSAGKSFVAEILMLRRVLETGKIALLVLPYVSICAEKAEHLEVLLEPVGKHVRSFYGNQGGGSLPKDTSVAVCTIEKANSLINRLLEEGRLSELGTIVIDELHMVGDQSRGYLLELLLTKLRYAAGEGNVESSGGENSGSSSGKSDATRGLQIIGMSATLPNVAAVAEWLQAALYETEFRPVPLEEYIKIGSTIYNKKMEIVRTIPKVAELGGKDPDQIVELCNEVVQEGHSVLIFCSSRKGCESTAKHIAKYLKGFCVNPRGEQGEPFDVAFAIDSLRRSPAGLDPVLNETLPFGVAYHHAGLTVEERETVEMCYRKGLVRVLTATSTLAAGVNLPARRVIFRQPRIGRDFIDGTRYKQMSGRAGRTGIDTKGESVLICKAEESKRILTLLNDTCPPLHSCLSEDRNGMTHAILEVVAGGIVQTASDIHRYVRCTLLNSTKPFEDVVKSAQDSLRWLCHRKFLEWNDETKLYTSTPLGLASFGSSLCPEESLIVLDDLMRAREGFVLASDLHLVYLVTPINVDVEPDWELYYERYMQLSSLDQSVGNRVGVQEPFLMRMAHGAPSRLLQRSRDRGKSLQGKYDDKLGTMTKGMLSDEQMLRMCRRFYVALILSKLVQEVPVGEVCEGFKVARGMVQALQENAGRFASMVSVFCERLGWHDLESLVSKFQHRVSFGVRAEIVELTAIPFIKGSRARALYRAGLRTPQAIAEASIHEIVKAIFESTWSGQDTEGAAQKKIQGGVAKKIKNGARKIVFEKAEEARVAAFSAFKSLGLDVGQLSRPLDASRKEPSSSSGEESTSSYAFLQNSKNRLDSPLSVGRCDERDQPIGPQPAGLAEAHSTGNAHDEMHLEKRILIAQNTNPVNDELHITNNCTSNPKGLAPDPTIDIGGVKHQLNEHVDHGREQQPENENLCMGSRVNKPEKGPVSVTSIPGGLDSFLDLLDAATEFFFDIHFTKKSELNSTTPFEIHGIAICWENSPVYYLSIPKDLSRYSSKQDDHSMGSKNVLPPNLQVEMAKKRWTRFGAIMGKTDIRKFTWNLKVQIQVLKRPAASVQKFSTPHGGIKSLGLELIDNSYFMFSPINLRNAIDLSVVAWILSPDEEKSSCPNLEKEAKRRLSSDAAASTNRSGRWKDQTRRAAHNGCCRRVAQTRALSFVLWKLLHSEELIEPLLTMEVRLVNILADMEISGIGVDMEGCLRARHVLGKKLKLLEKEAYRLAGKTFSLLMPADIANILYEHLKLPMPEGYEGKNHHRTDKHCLEMLRDKHLIVPVIKEHRTLTKLFNSTLGSICSLARLSMRAQKYTLHGHWLQTSTATGRLSIEEPNLQSVEHMVEFEMNEGDGKSCVSHYKINARDFFVPTQDDWVLLTADYCQIELRLMAHFSKDRSLIELLTSPQADVFTMIAAKWSEKHESSVSSQDRERTKRLVYGILYGMGPNTLAEQLDCSPDEATETIQNFKKSFPGVASWLQEAVTACHKKGYVKTLKGRKRFLSNIKFGNSKEKSKAQRQAVNSICQGSAADIIKIAMICLHDVIGEDSEALCPSFIDAEKIQLLKGRCRILLQVHDELVLEADHSVVKEAGLLLQSCMERAMSLLVPLPVKIKVGKTWGSLEPFDPNC; encoded by the exons ATGGCATCCGATTCTACCCGTGCCCGGATCGACCAG TTCTTTTCATCgaaaaagaagaggaaattTGTGCCACCACTGTCAAAATCAGAGAGACCAGAAAAAGAAGCGAAAATCCAAAGTGAATGTTCACCTAGTGCCAAAGGGTCTTTGGCAGGCTATTTGGAGACCTCGCCTGCTAAATGTGCGGACTATGTTCCAGTTGAGAAGGCGATGCGGATTCCAGCTAAGCGGAATTTGACATTGGAGACGGCGCTCTTGTTATCTAGCGATGAAATTGGGGGTGCCCTCCACACGCAGCCACAAATGTCCGAGGCATTCGGAGTTGCTCAGAGAATAAAAAATGCATCATTATCTGGTACAGGTTATGATGCTGTAGAaggtgttggaaagaaatcccCTGCAACCGAATTCTTGTCTTTGTATTTCAG TGATGTGCGGAGTAGTGTAAATTTTCCTTCAGATACAAAAGAGACTGCGGATAAAAGACACTGTAGTGCATCTGCCCTTCAGCTAGAGGAGGAAACCTCTGGTAGGGGGCATTGCAAGAATGATGATAATCCATCCAAAACTCAAAATGAATCATTTTTCTCTCCCAAGGGCGGCCAGTTAAAAAGTGCCGAGGAACCTGTGTATATTGGTTTTAATCGTTCAGATAAG GATATTGCACAAGCCAGTTTGAGGAAATGCAATAATACAACTGCTCTTTATACAGCTGAATGTGAAACACCTGCTTCTTTCCCGTCTAAACTTGGAGCTGGAGAAACTCCTCGGTCAACACGAGGAAGCTCATCGTTCTCTCCCGGAGATGCATTTTGGAATGAAGCAATTCTAGTTGCTGATGGGATTGCCTATCCTAATGCTGGTCTTTCTTCACATGTTGCTGAAAACAATGAGGCTTTAAAAGTGGATTCCGGTGCTCGTAACTCAAACAATGTGAAAGATAGAGGTTTTGTTCATCAGTTAAACAGTAATAAAGATGGATTCGCACATTCCGTTTCTGATTTTCGTGCTTGTACTGCTGTGGGGATGCATTTGGATAAGGAGGCTTCGCCACTTCCCGTGAAGCACTTTGATTTCAGTTTGGAGGCTAAAAATATTGAGAAGGAGATACTAGCTGATACCAATAAAACCAAACCCGACATTTCAATAACCAAAGAGACACATGTCTCTGTCAATCAACACAATCCCCATTCCTATAACCTCATGTGCAGTAGCTCCAAAGATAATATAGGTGAAATTGTCCCTGGTGTACAAAGAAAATCTATCAAATGCATCAATTCCGAAAGGAGTGTTGAAGATTTAAAGGAGATTAGCCATGCTGTTGCATACAATACACCAAATAGTGATTATAAAAGGGTTGTTGCTAATGAACTCAAAAGCAATTGCACCCCGGCAAGCTCTTCAATAAATCAGTCTTTGGATATCAGTAGTTGGCTTCCTCTTGAAATATGCCAAATATACAACAAAAGAGGCATATCAAAGTTATACCCATGGCAG GTTGATTGCCTTCAAGTGGAAGGTGTATTGCATAATCGAAATCTTGTTTACTGTGCATCCACAAG TGCTGGTAAAAGTTTTGTTGCGGAGATACTAATGCTACGGAGGGTTCTGGAAACTGGAAAAATTGCACTTCTTGTGCTTCCATATGTGTCTATCTGTGCAGAAAAG GCTGAACATCTTGAAGTTCTTCTAGAACCAGTCGGTAAGCATGTTCGTAGTTTTTATGGAAATCAGGGTGGTGGTTCTCTTCCAAAGGATACATCTGTCGCTGTCTGCACTATCGAGAAAGCAAACTCTTTGATTAATAGGTTACTTGAAGAGGGTCGCTTGTCTGAGCTTGGCACCATTGTGATTGATGAACTGCACATG GTTGGTGATCAAAGCAGGGGTTATCTATTAGAGCTATTGTTGACTAAGCTTCGCTATGCAGCTGGCGAAGGCAATGTAGAGTCTTCTGGTGGTGAAAATTCTGGGTcgagcagtgggaagtccgaTGCTACTCGTGGCCTCCAAATAATTGGAATGAGTGCAACACTGCCAAATGTGGCTGCAGTTGCTGAGTGGCTTCAA gcaGCACTATATGAGACAGAATTTCGGCCTGTTCCATTGGAGGAATACATCAAAATTGGTAGCACAatatacaacaaaaaaatggaaattgttAGGACCATTCCGAAGGTGGCTGAACTGGGTGGTAAAGATCCGGATCAAATAGTTGAACTTTGCAATGAG GTTGTCCAAGAGGGTCACTCGGTGCTGATATTTTGTTCCAGTCGGAAAGGTTGTGAATCAACTGCAAAGCATATTGCAAAGTATCTCAAGGGATTTTGTGTAAACCCTCGTGGTGAGCAAGGCGAGCCTTTTGACGTTGCTTTTGCTATTGATTCGTTGCGAAGATCTCCTGCTGGGTTGGATCCTGTACTTAACGAAACTCTTCCTTTTGGAGTTGCCTACCATCATGCTGGGCTTACG GTTGAGGAAAGAGAGACTGTTGAAATGTGTTACCGCAAAGGACTTGTACGTGTCTTGACTGCTACTTCAACTCTAGCAGCAGGAGTTAATCTGCCTGCTCGGAGAGTCATCTTCAGACAACCACGCATTGGTCGTGATTTTATTGATGGGACAAGGTACAAGCAGATGTCTGGACGAGCAGGTCGCACTGGAATAGACACAAAGGGAGAGAGC GTACTAATTTGCAAGGCGGAGGAATCCAAGAGAATATTGACACTCCTTAATGATACTTGTCCTCCACTTCATTCTTGTTTGTCAGAGGATAGGAATGGTATGACCCATGCAATACTTGAGGTTGTTGCTGGAGGAATTGTTCAAACTGCTAGTGATATTCATCGTTATGTAAGATGTACTCTCCTCAATTCAACAAAACCCTTTGAAGATGTGGTGAAATCAGCACAGGATTCTCTTCGATGGTTATGCCATAGAAAGTTTCTTGAATGGAATGATGAGACTAAGTTATACACCAGTACACCCCTTGGCCTTGCATCTTTTGGAAGTTCTCTTTGTCCAGAAGAATCACTT ATTGTGCTGGACGATCTCATGAGAGCAAGAGAAGGTTTTGTCCTAGCTTCAGACTTGCATTTGGTGTACTTGGTAACTCCCATTAATGTTGATGTGGAACCAGATTGGGAACTATACTATGAGAGATACATGCAGTTATCTTCTTTAGACCAG TCTGTTGGCAACCGAGTTGGAGTACAAGAACCTTTCCTGATGCGTATGGCTCATGGTGCGCCTTCTCGACTGCTGCAGAGATCCAGGGATAGAGGAAAAAGCTTGCAGGGAAAATATGATGACAAACTTGGGACAATGACCAAAGGCATGCTATCAGATGAACAAATGCTTAGAATGTGTAGACGGTTCTATGTTGCTCTTATCTTGTCAAAGCTTGTGCAG GAAGTACCTGTTGGTGAAGTTTGTGAAGGTTTTAAAGTTGCTAGAGGCATGGTTCAGGCATTACAAGAAAATGCTGGAAGGTTTGCATCAATGGTTTCAGTGTTCTGTGAAAGGCTTGGTTGGCATGACCTTGAAAGTTTAGTCTCCAAATTCCAACATCGTGTTTCATTTGGGGTTAGAGCAGAGATTGTGGAACTTACAGCCATTCCTTTTATTAAG GGTTCCCGAGCTAGAGCACTTTATAGGGCTGGTTTACGAACACCCCAAGCTATTGCTGAAGCTTCAATTCATGAAATTGTCAAAGCAATTTTTGAATCTACATGGAGTGGTCAGG ATACGGAGGGCGCCGCACAAAAGAAAATACAAGGGGGAGTTGCCAAGAAGATAAAAAATGGTGCTCGGAAAATAGTATTTGAAAAGGCTGAAGAGGCACGGGTTGCTGCATTCTCCGCCTTCAAGTCTCTTGGACTTGATGTTGGCCAGCTTTCTCGGCCACTAGATGCTTCTCGAAAAGAGCCTTCATCATCGTCAGGGGAGGAGTCTACAAGTAGCTATGCTTTCCTTCAGAATTCTAAGAACAGGTTAGACTCACCATTATCTGTAGGCAGATGTGATGAGAGAGACCAACCTATAGGCCCTCAACCAGCTGGTTTGGCTGAGGCACATTCAACAGGAAATGCACACGATGAAATGCATTTGGAAAAACGCATTTTGATTGCACAAAATACTAACCCTGTTAATGACGAGTTACATATTACTAATAATTGCACTAGTAATCCAAAAGGGTTGGCTCCTGATCCAACGATAGATATTGGTGGTGTTAAACATCAGTTAAATGAGCATGTTGATCATGGTCGAGAACAACAGcctgaaaatgaaaatttatgtaTGGGAAGCAGAGTAAACAAGCCAGAAAAGGGTCCTGTCAGTGTAACTAGTATTCCTGGCGGACTTGATTCTTTCTTGGATCTATTGGATGCTGCGACTGAATTCTTTTTTGATATACATTTTACTAAAAAATCTGAACTGAACTCTACCACTCCCTTTGAGATACACGGCATAGCCATCTGCTGGGAGAATTCTCCAGTGTATTACTTAAGTATTCCAAAGGACTTATCCCGCTATAGCAGCAAACAAGATGATCATTCTATGGGTAGCAAGAATGTTCTGCCACCAAATCTGCAGGTGGAGATGGCCAAGAAGAGGTGGACTAGGTTTGGGGCTATAATGGGGAAAACGGATATCAGGAAGTTCACTTGGAACTTAAAAGTTCAAATTCAGGTGCTAAAACGTCCCGCTGCTTCTGTCCAAAAGTTTAGCACCCCACATGGGGGGATCAAAAGTTTGGGTTTGGAGCTTATAGACAATTCCTACTTTATGTTTTCTCCTATTAATTTGAGGAATGCAATTGATCTGAGTGTTGTCGCATGGATTCTATCGCCTGATGAGGAGAAAAGTTCTTGTCCTAATTTGGAAAAG GAAGCCAAAAGGAGGTTATCTAGTGATGCTGCTGCATCCACTAACCGTAGTGGTAGATGGAAGGATCAGACACGGAGAGCTGCACATAATGGATGCTGCCGCAGAGTTGCACAAACTCGAGCATTATCTTTCGTTCTATGGAAATTACTACACTCTGAAGAACTAATTGAACCACTTCTTACCATGGAAGTTCGATTG GTAAATATTCTTGCTGATATGGAGATATCTGGAATTGGTGTCGACATGGAAGGATGCCTTAGAGCGAGGCATGTCCTTGGGAAAAAACTCAAGTTGCTCGAGAAGGAAGCTTACAGATTAGCTGGCAAGACATTCTCATTGTTAATGCCTGCAGATATAGCAAATATTCTCTATGAACATTTGAAGCTGCCCATGCCTGAAGGTTACGAAGGGAAGAACCACCACAGAACTGACAAACATTGTCTGGAAATGCTCAG GGACAAGCATCTTATAGTCCCGGTTATTAAGGAGCATCGAACATTAACTAAGCTCTTTAATTCTACTTTGGGATCAATTTGTTCACTTGCTAGGCTCTCTATGAGGGCCCAGAAGTACACTCTGCATGGTCATTGGCTCCAGACATCAACAGCAACTGGCCGACTGTCAATAGAGGAGCCTAACCTCCAG TCTGTTGAGCATATGGTTGAGTTCGAAATGAATGAAGGTGATGGGAAATCATGTGTCAGCCACTATAAAATCAATGCACGTGATTTCTTTGTGCCTACTCAG GACGACTGGGTGCTTTTAACTGCTGATTATTGTCAGATAGAGCTGAGACTTATGGCCCATTTCTCAAAAGACCGTTCATTGATTGAGCTGCTAACTAGTCCCCAGGCTGATGTCTTTACCATGATTGCCGCAAAATGGAGTGAGAAACACGAGTCTAGTGTGAGCTCACAAGATCGAGAGCGAACAAAGAGACTGGTTTACGGAATTCTTTATGGCATGGGGCCAAACACACTGGCAGAACAGTTGGACTGTAGTCCAGATGAAGCCACAGAAACAATTCAAAACTTCAAGAAATCTTTCCCTGGAGTTGCGTCCTGGCTCCAGGAAGCAGTTACGGCTTGCCATAAGAAAGG TTATGTAAAGACACTTAAGGGACGAAAACGTTTCTTATCAAATATCAAATTCGGTAACAGCAAAGAGAAATCCAAAGCTCAGAGACAAGCTGTGAATTCTATATGTCAG GGATCTGCTGCCGACATAATAAAAATTGCAATGATATGCTTGCACGATGTGATTGGCGAGGATTCTGAAGCATTATGCCCAAGTTTTATAGATGCTGAAAAAATTCAATTGCTTAAAGGTCGCTGTCGGATCCTTCTACAG GTACACGATGAACTTGTGCTGGAAGCTGACCATTCAGTTGTAAAGGAGGCTGGGTTGTTGCTCCAATCATGCATGGAAAGGGCCATGTCACTTCTTG TTCCGTTGCCTGTCAAGATCAAAGTTGGGAAAACATGGGGGTCTTTGGAACCTTTTGATCCTAATTGTTAG
- the LOC121782431 gene encoding BURP domain protein RD22-like, with the protein MEFKILPFIAFLSVAIVVSHAALPQEEYWNSVLPNTPIPKAIKELLQPTSEWLDDKSTSVGVGSGGVNVNNGNSGTHVNVGGPPGGVTVGTHNRNGKPVYVRVAPTGNPFDYLYAATETQLHDDPNVALFFLEKDLYAGNKMTLHFSKPTGEEEAFLPRHLADSMPFSSNKLPEIYSEFSVKPGSSEAEAIKKTIQECEDTERQGEERFCATSLESMVDFSTSMLGKDATAVSTETDSTERKVYRIEAVTKLSSDKPVVACHKQEYAYPVFYCHKTDTTVAYRVSLVGAGGSKADAVAVCHRDTSEWNPKHLAFQVLKVKPGSVPVCHYLPENHIVWVSKN; encoded by the exons ATGGAGTTCAAGATTCTGCCCTTTATTGCATTTCTTTCT GTGGCAATAGTTGTAAGTCATGCAGCTTTGCCGCAGGAGGAGTATTGGAATTCGGTGTTGCCAAACACTCCTATCCCCAAAGCGATAAAAGAACTCTTGCAGCCAACATCGG AATGGCTGGACGACAAGAGCACATCTGTCGGAGTAGGCAGCGGCGGGGTGAACGTCAACAACGGAAACAGCGGCACCCACGTCAACGTCGGCGGCCCACCTGGCGGCGTCACTGTCGGAACACACAACAGAAATGGCAAACCAGTCTACGTTCGGGTAGCCCCGACTGGAAACCCGTTCGATTACCTCTACGCTGCCACCGAAACGCAGCTGCACGACGACCCGAACGTGGCCCTCTTCTTCCTAGAGAAAGACTTGTATGCAGGCAACAAGATGACCCTCCACTTCTCCAAACCCACGGGAGAGGAGGAAGCATTCTTGCCGCGCCACCTTGCCGACTCCATGCCCTTCTCCTCGAACAAGCTGCCAGAGATCTACAGTGAGTTCTCCGTGAAGCCCGGGTCAAGCGAGGCTGAGGCCATCAAGAAAACCATTCAAGAATGCGAGGACACCGAGCGGCAAGGAGAGGAGAGGTTCTGTGCAACTTCCTTGGAGTCCATGGTCGATTTCAGCACGTCCATGCTGGGGAAGGACGCGACCGCAGTCTCCACCGAAACCGACAGCACGGAGCGGAAAGTGTACCGTATCGAGGCCGTGACGAAGTTGTCGAGCGACAAGCCGGTCGTGGCGTGCCACAAGCAGGAGTATGCGTACCCCGTGTTCTACTGCCACAAGACTGACACGACAGTGGCTTACCGCGTTTCATTGGTGGGGGCCGGCGGGTCCAAGGCGGACGCGGTGGCCGTGTGCCACAGGGACACGTCGGAGTGGAACCCGAAGCACTTGGCCTTCCAGGTGCTCAAGGTGAAGCCCGGGTCTGTCCCGGTCTGCCATTACCTCCCTGAGAATCACATTGTGTGGGTTTCAAAGAATTAG